In one Corynebacterium bovis DSM 20582 = CIP 54.80 genomic region, the following are encoded:
- a CDS encoding SWIM zinc finger family protein: MAGDGPTGHGDDTGRGRAAGRRRSGTPQPQWGDNVVVGDFSRRRRAPARTTGTGDGDGPPPRDGADRGQILRSGDGSWAGDQVIAAVAARADAGRMTRGRNYYRDGNVVSLGMDLNCVAAEVTGSQREPFSVDMRWQPLADRHRAFLEAEFSGDPSHLRLLLAGREPGPEVAALLLRPDQLVDSWCTCPDHGPMCKHRVAVAYALADHLTTDPTAVLTWRGFDTPAVLAAMRARAAVHGTTAPGGDDATAGRSGTAVGWGHGDGGTAGVAGTTGPDGTGDGTTGGPAGPEPVYSSGEFWGDLSVLPNWEHWGPEPGVDHGDTGALSEAMRGVSWNNVDALRSTHELGRCYEVMMEAGADGTPDPWAEPLTARPDDDPTDAP, translated from the coding sequence ATGGCCGGCGACGGACCCACGGGGCACGGTGACGACACCGGCCGCGGGCGGGCCGCAGGGCGGCGACGCTCCGGGACCCCGCAACCGCAGTGGGGGGACAACGTCGTCGTCGGCGACTTCTCGCGACGGCGGCGGGCACCGGCCCGGACCACCGGGACCGGGGACGGCGACGGACCGCCCCCGCGCGACGGTGCCGACCGGGGGCAGATCCTCCGCAGCGGGGACGGCAGCTGGGCCGGGGACCAGGTCATCGCCGCCGTCGCCGCCCGGGCGGACGCCGGCCGCATGACCCGGGGCCGGAACTACTACCGGGACGGCAACGTGGTGTCCCTCGGGATGGACCTCAACTGCGTCGCGGCGGAGGTCACCGGCTCGCAGCGCGAACCCTTCTCGGTGGACATGCGGTGGCAGCCGCTGGCCGACCGGCACCGGGCGTTCCTCGAGGCGGAGTTCTCCGGCGACCCGTCACACCTCCGGCTGCTCCTCGCCGGACGGGAACCCGGCCCCGAGGTCGCGGCGCTGCTGCTCCGACCGGACCAGCTCGTCGACTCGTGGTGCACGTGCCCGGACCACGGCCCGATGTGCAAGCACCGGGTGGCCGTGGCGTACGCGCTGGCCGACCACCTCACGACGGACCCGACGGCCGTGCTCACGTGGCGGGGGTTCGACACGCCGGCGGTCCTGGCGGCGATGCGGGCCCGCGCGGCGGTGCACGGCACCACGGCCCCGGGCGGTGACGACGCGACGGCCGGACGCTCCGGGACCGCCGTCGGGTGGGGCCACGGTGACGGTGGGACGGCCGGGGTGGCCGGTACCACCGGGCCGGACGGCACCGGGGACGGCACCACCGGCGGGCCGGCGGGGCCGGAACCGGTGTACTCGTCCGGGGAGTTCTGGGGTGACCTCTCGGTCCTCCCGAACTGGGAGCACTGGGGGCCCGAGCCCGGGGTCGACCACGGTGACACCGGCGCGCTCTCGGAGGCGATGCGGGGCGTGAGCTGGAACAACGTGGACGCCCTCCGGTCCACCCATGAACTGGGGCGGTGCTACGAGGTCATGATGGAGGCCGGGGCCGACGGGACACCGGACCCGTGGGCCGAACCCCTGACCGCCCGCCCGGACGACGACCCCACCGACGCGCCATGA
- a CDS encoding metallophosphoesterase family protein produces the protein MTQTFRYLHTSDWQLGMTRWFLGGEAAARYAAARLDAVETMFRIAESERCEAVVVAGDVFDDNLVDSLTWQRTVDVLRTAPVPVYLLPGNHDPYDAASIYRDEVWRDLEPTVTVLTDNAPRTVRDGVEIIGAPLTAKQMTEDPVAAALRGLEARGAGRARGIRVVVGHGATQSRGSVPDPGTIDVGRAAAACRDRWIDAVALGDTHSTTDLHPDGTVWYSGSPEPTDFREEDGGGESGSGQALVVEVSVADDSPEARERPATVTVSPVDVGTWSFLALSAEINGPEDVRDWIARLEELPSKRTTVVKYALTGSVDLTTSTLLDRETDRLAPGFAALYPRERLMDLHITPSDEELADAAWPGPVGAAARRLIEMAGTPGTPGAPGASGTQDSPGAASGTPGTPAVAGGADAATARDALKLLHRLSTSTGQTGHTGRRG, from the coding sequence ATGACACAGACCTTCCGCTACCTCCACACCTCGGACTGGCAGCTCGGCATGACCCGCTGGTTCCTCGGCGGCGAGGCCGCCGCGCGCTACGCCGCCGCCCGGCTCGACGCCGTCGAGACGATGTTCCGCATCGCCGAGTCGGAGCGGTGCGAGGCCGTCGTCGTCGCCGGGGACGTCTTCGACGACAACCTGGTGGACAGCCTGACCTGGCAACGCACCGTCGACGTCCTGCGCACCGCCCCGGTGCCCGTCTACCTGCTGCCGGGGAACCACGACCCCTACGACGCCGCGAGCATCTACCGGGACGAGGTGTGGCGCGACCTCGAACCCACCGTGACCGTCCTCACCGACAACGCCCCACGCACGGTCCGCGACGGGGTGGAGATCATCGGCGCGCCGCTCACCGCCAAGCAGATGACCGAGGACCCCGTCGCCGCCGCGCTGCGCGGGCTCGAGGCCCGCGGTGCCGGCCGGGCGCGGGGGATCCGGGTCGTCGTCGGGCACGGGGCGACCCAGTCGCGGGGGAGTGTGCCCGACCCGGGGACCATCGACGTCGGGCGTGCCGCCGCGGCGTGCCGGGACCGGTGGATCGACGCCGTCGCCCTCGGCGACACCCACTCCACGACCGACCTCCACCCCGACGGGACGGTCTGGTACTCGGGAAGCCCCGAACCGACGGACTTCCGCGAGGAGGACGGTGGCGGGGAGTCCGGCTCCGGTCAGGCCCTCGTCGTCGAGGTCAGCGTCGCGGACGACAGCCCGGAGGCCCGGGAGCGGCCGGCGACGGTGACGGTCTCCCCGGTCGACGTCGGGACCTGGAGCTTCCTCGCGCTCTCCGCGGAGATCAACGGACCGGAGGACGTCCGGGACTGGATCGCGCGGCTGGAGGAGCTGCCGTCGAAACGGACGACCGTCGTGAAGTACGCGCTGACCGGCAGCGTCGACCTGACGACGAGCACGCTGCTCGACCGGGAGACCGACCGCCTCGCCCCCGGCTTCGCGGCCCTCTACCCGCGCGAGCGGCTCATGGACCTGCACATCACCCCGTCCGACGAGGAACTCGCCGACGCCGCATGGCCCGGGCCGGTCGGGGCCGCGGCCCGGCGTCTCATCGAGATGGCCGGCACGCCGGGAACCCCGGGCGCGCCGGGGGCGTCGGGCACGCAGGACTCCCCGGGTGCGGCGTCGGGCACCCCGGGCACGCCGGCCGTCGCCGGCGGGGCGGACGCGGCGACGGCGCGGGACGCCCTCAAGCTGCTCCACCGGTTGTCCACGTCCACGGGACAGACCGGTCACACCGGACGGAGAGGATAG
- a CDS encoding AAA family ATPase has protein sequence MLRIHSLSLDHVAGVRHAELTVPDHGVTVVHGPNERGKSTLLKAFQLLLSDYKSTSSAAKVRVLKSTFADEPTTVAASLTVGPHRLEITKSFNKGAGTCILTVHTPRPERVTGAEAVGRFSEILRSELDADLLAALTVEQGDTPGVLAVAGIGALDRALAGAGAGDSAGDGAAKVTARKATTAPARSRAVPRTGSSRPSTPSTGATTPRRQGSRPGSSARRSRHSTRRRSASTGAAASTRTRRRSSPRSTGSPRPGAPSTGASRTRRRRPTRHGVTMRRPAAPGISSTGRATRSAGPGPT, from the coding sequence GTGCTGCGCATCCATTCACTGAGCCTCGACCACGTCGCCGGCGTCCGCCACGCGGAGCTGACGGTCCCGGACCACGGCGTGACCGTCGTCCACGGCCCCAACGAGCGGGGCAAGTCCACGCTGCTCAAGGCCTTCCAGCTCCTGCTCAGCGACTACAAGAGCACCTCGAGCGCCGCGAAGGTCCGGGTGCTGAAGAGCACCTTCGCCGACGAGCCGACGACCGTCGCGGCGTCGCTCACGGTCGGGCCCCACAGGCTCGAGATCACGAAGTCGTTCAACAAGGGGGCGGGGACCTGCATCCTCACGGTGCACACGCCACGGCCCGAGCGGGTGACGGGTGCCGAGGCCGTCGGCCGGTTCAGCGAGATCCTGCGGTCCGAGCTCGACGCCGACCTGCTGGCGGCGCTGACCGTCGAACAGGGGGACACGCCCGGTGTCCTGGCCGTCGCGGGCATCGGGGCGCTGGACAGGGCCCTCGCCGGTGCCGGTGCCGGTGACAGTGCCGGTGACGGGGCGGCGAAGGTGACGGCGCGGAAGGCGACGACGGCACCGGCGCGGAGCCGGGCGGTGCCGCGGACCGGCTCATCGCGGCCATCGACGCCGAGTACGGGCGCTACTACACCGCGAAGACAGGGAAGCCGACCGGGGAGCTCCGCGCGGCGGTCGAGGCACTCGACGCGGCGACGGAGCGCCTCGACCGGTGCCGCCGCGAGTACGAGGACGCGCAGGCGCTCATCGCCGAGGTCGACCGGCTCACCGAGGCCCGGAGCGCCGTCCACCGGCGCATCCCGGACGCGGAGGCGGAGGCCGACCAGGCACGGCGTGACCATGAGGAGGCCCGCCGCGCCCGGGATCTCGTCGACCGGGCGCGCGACGCGCTCGGCCGGGCCCGGGCCGACGTGA
- a CDS encoding ATP-binding protein gives MTLAETQRDRRAADVAALDREREALAAAEAEVTGLATAAQEERRRLGTIDATRELVRRRRRLVRTATGAVEAAVEARSAAATLDERRRQLAESTAAEDRTRAAEQVVAENPATAEGLAAIRQADQDLVLAGKLRDAAATAVTVTGPAGAEAVVDGETRPLDGGVDLRAVRETTIGLGEYEVVVTPARDVRDAQAEVDDARQARDRLLAAWGVGDVAEAEQLARRRVTAGEAVTEARIAFSRVTGGRSLGELREEVDALTRRAEEAYRRWRTSALALAEDVGDSPAGDGGPAGAPESGAVAGDPVDAAGGEAPDAGVDVPDPAGCARRLVTDWGLTPAGDDAPAGDTRADQATADQDSASGDAQADQAGTAGEPRADQDSASGDAQADRAGTDAAVPDAGGPDDLETLGTVDAALESLAETLHDERDRVARGAVAVRWETRRAECERQSGRIARMEEELRQARESRSDAALDEAVDAARRAVEDRTAVLDEHRRDLGDRDVDVLARLAAGAADRVTHVRQEDVRLREQLSHATGALGRSGGAAERFRAAEADHARAARSAEAVRARAAAAELLHRETHAARREARERHAAPFTRAFDQLASVVFGRGVHFEFSADLAVVRRVAGGEVLETGQLSGGAQEQVALLSRLAVATLVGSGGSVPIIIDDALGNTDPERLKLMNAVLGMLGDDHQVIVLTCDPGRFDRIGGGATLVAMDELLAAPADRDAPGAQDA, from the coding sequence GTGACCCTCGCCGAGACGCAGCGGGACCGCCGGGCGGCGGACGTCGCGGCACTCGACCGGGAGCGGGAGGCCCTCGCCGCCGCGGAGGCCGAGGTCACCGGGCTGGCGACCGCGGCGCAGGAGGAACGCCGTCGGCTCGGGACCATCGACGCGACCCGCGAGCTCGTGCGTCGTCGACGCCGGCTCGTCCGGACCGCGACCGGGGCGGTGGAGGCAGCGGTGGAGGCGCGGTCGGCGGCCGCCACCCTCGACGAGCGGCGGCGGCAGCTCGCGGAGAGCACCGCCGCCGAGGACCGCACCCGGGCGGCGGAGCAGGTCGTCGCGGAGAACCCGGCGACCGCCGAGGGGCTGGCCGCGATCCGGCAGGCGGACCAGGACCTCGTCCTCGCCGGGAAACTCCGGGACGCCGCGGCGACGGCCGTCACCGTCACCGGTCCGGCCGGCGCGGAGGCCGTCGTCGACGGGGAGACCCGGCCCCTCGACGGCGGGGTCGACCTGAGGGCGGTGCGGGAGACGACGATCGGGCTGGGGGAGTACGAGGTGGTCGTCACCCCGGCCCGCGACGTCCGCGACGCCCAGGCGGAGGTCGACGACGCCCGGCAGGCCCGTGACCGGCTCCTCGCCGCGTGGGGTGTCGGGGACGTGGCGGAGGCGGAGCAGCTCGCCCGCCGCCGGGTCACCGCCGGGGAGGCCGTGACCGAGGCGAGGATCGCCTTCAGCCGGGTGACGGGAGGTCGGTCGCTCGGCGAGCTCCGGGAGGAGGTCGACGCCCTCACGCGTCGGGCGGAGGAGGCGTACCGGAGGTGGCGGACGTCCGCCCTGGCCCTCGCGGAGGACGTCGGGGACTCCCCGGCGGGCGACGGTGGGCCTGCCGGGGCGCCGGAGTCCGGGGCCGTGGCAGGGGACCCGGTGGACGCGGCCGGTGGGGAGGCGCCCGACGCCGGGGTGGACGTCCCGGATCCCGCGGGCTGCGCGCGGCGGCTCGTCACCGACTGGGGCCTGACACCCGCCGGGGACGACGCACCCGCCGGGGACACCCGCGCGGACCAGGCCACAGCCGACCAGGACAGCGCCTCCGGGGACGCCCAGGCCGACCAGGCCGGCACCGCCGGAGAGCCCCGCGCCGACCAGGACAGCGCCTCCGGGGACGCCCAGGCCGACCGGGCCGGCACCGACGCCGCGGTGCCGGACGCCGGCGGCCCCGACGACCTGGAGACGCTGGGGACGGTCGACGCCGCCCTGGAGTCCCTCGCTGAGACGTTGCACGACGAGCGGGACCGCGTCGCCCGGGGTGCCGTCGCGGTGCGCTGGGAGACCCGCCGCGCCGAGTGCGAACGCCAGTCCGGTCGCATCGCGCGGATGGAGGAGGAGCTCCGCCAGGCCCGGGAGTCCCGGTCCGACGCCGCTCTCGACGAGGCCGTCGACGCGGCCCGCCGCGCCGTCGAGGACAGGACCGCGGTCCTCGACGAGCACCGTCGGGACCTCGGCGACCGGGACGTCGACGTGCTCGCCCGCCTCGCCGCGGGGGCCGCCGACCGGGTCACCCACGTCCGCCAGGAGGACGTGCGGCTCCGGGAGCAGCTCAGCCACGCCACCGGTGCACTCGGGCGCAGCGGGGGCGCCGCGGAACGTTTCCGCGCCGCCGAGGCGGACCACGCGCGGGCGGCCCGGAGCGCGGAGGCGGTGAGGGCGCGCGCCGCGGCGGCGGAGCTGCTCCACCGGGAGACCCACGCCGCGCGACGCGAGGCGCGGGAACGCCACGCGGCCCCGTTCACCCGGGCGTTCGACCAGCTCGCGTCGGTCGTCTTCGGCAGGGGCGTGCACTTCGAGTTCTCCGCCGACCTGGCCGTCGTCCGGCGGGTGGCCGGCGGGGAGGTGCTGGAGACCGGGCAATTGTCCGGGGGCGCGCAGGAACAGGTGGCGCTGCTGTCGCGCCTGGCGGTCGCGACGCTCGTCGGCTCCGGCGGCTCGGTGCCGATCATCATCGACGACGCGTTGGGCAACACCGACCCGGAGCGGCTGAAACTCATGAACGCCGTGCTCGGGATGCTCGGTGACGATCACCAGGTCATCGTGCTGACCTGTGACCCGGGGCGGTTCGACCGGATCGGCGGCGGGGCGACGCTCGTCGCGATGGACGAGCTGCTCGCGGCCCCGGCGGACAGGGACGCCCCCGGGGCACAGGACGCCTGA